The Zonotrichia albicollis isolate bZonAlb1 chromosome 9, bZonAlb1.hap1, whole genome shotgun sequence genome has a window encoding:
- the LOC141730013 gene encoding olfactory receptor 14C36-like: MSNSSSIRHFLLLALADTWQLQLLHFCLLLGISLAALLGNGLIISAVACGHHLHTPMFFFLLNLALSDLGSIGTTVPKAMHNSLWDTRDISYKGCAAQLFFFLFFISAEFFLLTIMCYDRYVSICKPLHYGTLLGSRACAHMAAAAWASAFLNALLHTANTFSLPLCHGNALGQYFCEVPQILKLSCSLSNFRKIWISLVAVCLASGCFVFIVFSYVQIFRAVLRIPSEQGRHKAFSTCLPHLAVVSLFVSTGSFSYLKPPSISSPSLDLALSVLYSVVPPALNPLIYSLRNQELKAAVWTLMTGCF; this comes from the coding sequence atgtccaacagcagctccatcaggcacttcctcctgctggcattggcagacacgtggcagctgcagctcctgcacttctgcctcttgctgggcatctccctggctgccctcctgggcaacggcctcatcatcagcgccgtagcctgcggccaccacctgcacacgcccatgttcttcttcctgctcaacctggccctcagcgacctgggctccatcggcaccactgtccccaaagccatgcacaattccctctgggacaccagggacatctcctacaaaggatgtgctgctcagctctttttctttctcttcttcatttcagctgagtttttcctcctgaccatcatgtgctacgaccgctacgtgtccatctgcaaacctctgcactacgggaccctcctgggcagcagagcttgtgcccacatggcagcagctgcctgggccagtgcctttctcaatgctcttctgcacacggccaatacattttccctgcccctgtgccatggcaatgctcTGGGCCAGTACTTCTGTGAGGTTCCACAGATCCTCAAACTCTCCTGCTCACTATCCAACTtcagaaaaatttggatttcattGGTTGCTGTCTGTTTAGCTtctggctgttttgtgttcattgttttctcctatgtgcagatcttcagggctgtgctgaggatcccctctgagcagggacggcacaaagccttttccacctgccttccTCACCTGGCCGTTGTCTCCTTGTTTGTCAGCACTGGCTCTTtttcctacctgaagcccccctccatatCCTCCCcctccctggatctggccctgtcagttctgtactcagtggtgcctccagccctgaaccccctcatctacagcctgaggaaccaggagctcaaggctgcagtgtggacactgatgactggatgcttttag